In Candidatus Bathyarchaeota archaeon, the genomic stretch GGACCAGTACCATCTCCACGGATTAAGGCTGCTTTCTTAGTCAACCCTTATGTTACCTCCTCTATCGTGTAATTTGCTTCCAATTATTTAGCCAACCGGAATCATGCATATTCCTCCTAATGATTATTTGAAGTCATCGTTGAATAAATAATAGGAGGGCGAGAGGTTTCACGTAAAAAATTTAATTATAAACCAGTTAACCGAACAAGCCTACTTTCCCACAACCTCTTTAACGATTCCTAAGAATTCATCATCCGATAAAGCACTCCTACGCTCTTCTGACCTTTCCTTTATTTTAACAAGAATCAGCTTAAGTTCGTCTTCTGAGACCTTGAAATTATACTCGTCTAATTTGAGCTTAACCGCATGCGACCCGCTAAGTTTACCTAAGATTAACCTCCGTTTTTGCCCAACCATTTCTGGCGGATAAGGCTCATAAGTAATTGGATTTTCGATAACTCCATGCTGGTGGATTCCCGAGGCATGCGCAAAAATGTTTGCTCCAACCACACACTTATTTGGCTGTAGCTTTACGTTCGAAAGCTCTTCCACAAGTCTGCACAACTCGCTTAACTTCTCTGTTTTAAAATTGCCGATTCTATAAAGATTTTGTAGAGCAATTATTACCTCCTCGGTTGCCGCAAGCCCTGCTCTCTCTCCAAGCCCATTAACAGAGGTGGACAAAACTGATGCCCCTGCTTCAACAGCTGCCAAAGAATTTGCAACAGCTAGCCCGTGATCATTATGACAATGAACTTCTATTGGAACATTAACCGCCTTCCTAACCTCGCTTACTAAATATTTCATTGCTATTGGAATAATTGATCCAAGCGTGTCTACTATCCTAGCCCTGCTAACTCCTGCCTTCACAACCTCCTTAAAAACCACTTTTAGAAAATCTAAATCTGTCCGTGTCGAGTCTTCTGCGCTGTAAGTGATGTATAAACCATGAGCCTTTGCGTATTCCACTATTTCAATAGCAGTGTTAAGGTATTGTCCCTTAGTCATTTTAAGCTTATATTTTAAATGAATATCAGAAGGCGGGAACGATAATACCAGGCCATATGCATCACAATCAATAACGGCATCCACGTCTCCACGAACTGCTCGGGCAAAGCCAAAGATTTTTGCGTTTAAGCCTTCCTTTGCAAGAGCCTTAACTGCCTCTCTCTCAACCTGAGATGCTGCTGGAAATCCAGCTTCGATCTGTTGGATCCCAACTTCGTCGAGTTTATGAGCTATTTGAAGTTTATTATTAAAGTTGAAAACAACGCCAGGCGTCTGGTCGCCTTCACGTAATGTTGTGTCATGGATTATTACCTCAGCTGGTAAAGCCATAGATGCCCTGACAGCATCGGCGAAACAAAGAGGGCAGACGTTAACTTTCTCACTCATTGTTAAAAGCCCCTGTTATGAGCGATCTCCGAAGCATGGAGGGTGTTGCCCATAAAATGCGAGGCAACTGTCACAACAATTGAGGCATACGTATATTCTACGGGTTTCACAATAGAGGTTTCCATTAACTTTTCCACAATCTTCGCAAAGCACCTGTAATCTAAGACCCACCATTTGGCACCCCTGAACTAAATAGGATAATAATATAGTTGCATAGTGAAAAACACTAAAAAACCCTTACAAAAAATGAAAAACTTTTTTAAACAAGATTTCATCTTTTAAAAAGAAATATGAACAAATGTTTAGAAACGAATCTCGTTAGTTAGAAAAACACCTTTTAAAACTTTCGGTGAGAAATATGCGAAGACATGAAGTTGATAGACTTGACAGAAAAATACTCTCAATTCTACGGGAAGACAGCCGGAAGTCCTACCTTGAAATGGCCAGGCAATTGAAACTGTCAGAAACGGCTATAAGAAGTCGAGTAAAGAAGCTCATAGAAAATGGTGTAATAAAAAAGTTCACAACCATTATTGACTGGGAAAAAGTTGGAAAGACCACGCAAGCATTTATATGTTTAAACATAGGAGGTGAAATGGGTCCAGCTGTAGGCTCTCAACTCGTAGGCATAAATGAAATTACAGATATTTACACCGTAACTGGAGACATTGACCTAATTTTGAAAGTAATCTGCGATAACACAAGCCACCTTGAGCGTATAATTGAAAAATTGAGGTCATACGACTTTACGGATAGAACGGTCACTTATGTAGTTCTGCGAAAAGTTAAAGAAAACGGTGAAGTTGCACTTTAAACTTAGATACCTACTCAATTTAACGAGGCTTGGCAATTATTTCTAACTTTCAAGTCGAAAAAGTCTGTAGCATGCGCTGGTTTTATAACCAAGGCTGTATCAGCACCCCGGTTCGTACCAGCAATAGCAATTATTTTTCGATCAATCGGAATGAGACCAGCATCGGCGGCCATTATAGCTATCTCAATGCAAACTTTAGTTCCTTCACCAAATATTCGAAGAGCATTGGCAATTATTTCAAGGGGTAAAATTGTGTTAAATTGCTTGCGAACAGCACGTTCAACACTGCTAAGAGAATAGGTACAAGTTAAAATCTTGGCACCGTTCTCCAAAATTTTCTTCCTGTTTTCCTCCTTCAACTCTTGGGTACCTGGAGCCGCGAAGCTCTTCAGCACGTTTCTTAGCTAAGCTGAAAACATTTAACGTATTCTGAGAACCAGGCTCATCAAAGTAAACGGAGTGCACTTAAAGACACTCCAATACATTTACTTTTATTTTAAAATAAATTACTTTTGTCGATTTCGGTGAATTATTAGAACAGAAACTTAATACTTCATAGTTAACATGATACAGGTGGTGAAAAAATTGGCGTTGGCGTTTATTTTAGTCAACGTGGAAACCGGAATGGAGAATGAAGTCTTACAAGAGGTTAGCAAGGTTCCAGGAGTTCGAGAAGCCTACTTGGTTTATGGAGTTTACGATCTGTTGGTGAAAATTGAGGCTGAGTCGGCTGGGGCGTTGAGGGAAGCTGTAATTAACCACATTCGAAGACTTAATGGAGTTAGGTCAACTCTGACTATGATGGCTGTCAGTGTTGGCTAGCAACGCAAACGAACCCTCCTTCTTAGCTGTTAATGCCAGTCGAATTGATTCCCTGGATTGGAGTTTTATGGATACAACAACTTCTCCCCTAAAATACTAGAACGGGAAGAGTCGAAGAAGAAATTAGGAGAGTTACAAACTATTTGGTTTGGTGTCTTCAATGAAAATAGACTCAAAGGTATTGGAAACGTATCCTGGGTTAATAACTGGTTACGCAGTTGTCCAAGGTATCAAGGTTGAGAAAAAGATTCCAGACCTAGAGGAAATGAAGCGTCAAATAGGAGAAAAATTAAAAGCTAAATATGCCTCGGTTTCAATACTTGAGATCCCGGAAATTCGAGCGTATAGGGAATTTTATAGAGCACAAGGAGCTGACCCATCAAAGCGGCGACCACCGACAGAATACCTACTCCGTCGTAGCTTAGAGGGTAGATTTCCAACCATTAACACTTTGGTCGATATAGCATTACTGGCAACGATTGAATATTGGGTGATCGTTGGGGTCTACGATTTTGATAAGATTAAAGGTGAGCCAATCGTAACGTTAGCTTCGAAAATTGAAACATTTGAGACAATTGATGGAAAACGGATTAATCCGGAAATTGGAGAGATCATTTTACGTGACTCTGAAAAAATTGTCGCCGGATACACCGTAGGGGACGCCCGAGCGACGATGATTACACCTGAAACCAAGAACGCTTTATTAGTTTGCTGGAACACTCCTAGCATCGGTCGAGAGCAAGTGGAGGCAGCCTTAGAGTCCGTTATGAAAAATGTAAACCAATACTGTGGCGGTAGGGTCGAAGTGAGCGGAGTTCTCGGCTAACATAATAGCTTATCTCAATCTCTACGCGACTCAGTAAGAATTCGGGTCTTAAATAGGCCCGTGAGGTTTAAATATGAAGTTATATAACACCTCACTTACTTTTTCGACGAAGGGTGAAGTTGACTTCATAGATCTCACCAAGAAAATCGAGGAAGCTATTTCTAAGTCTGGAATGAAAAATGGCTTAGTTCATGTTTTTGCTCCGCACGCAACCGGGATTATCACGCTAACTGAAAATGATTGGAGTTTACTTCAAGATGTTAAAGACACGTTAGATAAGCTACTTCCAAGAGGGAGATACAAGCATCCTATCAACGCTCACTCGCATCTGAGATCAGTGTTTCTAAGCCCGTGTAAGACTATTCCTCTAGTTAATGGAAACTTAGCATTGGGGACCTGGCAGAACATAATTTTTATCGAAGCAGATGTAAGCCCGCGGCAACGGACGATAATAATTCAAATTATTGGCGAGTAATGCAACCCCTCGCTATAAGTTGACCTTAAATAAGTTCTCAAGCAGTTCTTTTGAGACGATTAAGAGTGGATTTGATTGATATTCTCATGTTGGTCGGGCGGGTTACTTATGGAGGATTAGCCATCTTAGGCGCTGTTTTTTTCGGCTTAAACAGATATAGGCTTCTCGGTCGAGATCTGATCGTCGGTGGACTGGCCTTAGCCTTCATAATAGAATTCTTCGCCTAATCCTGCTATCTTTGTACGGTGACCTTGGCGGTTATCTTGAAGGTTGCAAGCTGAATCTAGTCCTTCTTTAACACCGTGAACGGGAAATCCCACAGGCTTTCAGCCGTGGGCAGCTCACTTCAATAATTTCCATGTTTAACGGCTTACAACTCCAGCAATTGGTCAAACCAATTTAATTTGCATATTCTCCGTTATCGAGCGTGTCGCAGCCTCAGCAATTTCAATTGCCCTAAGCCCATCATGTGGAGATATCTTAAACGGAGCATCATGAAGAAGCGCCTCAGCAAAATGCCGAAGTTCCAGTTTTAGCGGTTCCTCCCACATTTCAATTGAATGAAGTATCTCCTGCTTCAATGGCCTCGAAATGACGAAGGGAATTCGAGCTGGGGTTAGAATAGTTTCAGGTTCTACCATTTCGGCTGCTCGATATAAGGTAACCTCCTGAGTAAGGTACTCCAGGCGAAGAATCGCCTTAGTCCCTATAACCTCAAGCATTCGAATCTTTTGAGGAGTAACCCAGTTGGCTTTGATCAGAGCACTTTGTTCGTCTCTGAATTCCATGAGAATGTCGGCGTAATCATAGGTAGTATGCATCTTCCGCCCACCGCGAGCATAGACGTTAATCGGATCTTCGCCTAGTAAGTACCGAACAATGTCAATGTCGTGTATCGCAAGTTCAAAGATTACTCCCGCTTCACCACTACGTTCAGGCCATCTCGAAACGCGTTGGGCGAAGGCGGAGATAATTATACCGATTTTATTTTGGTCAATAGCCTCTTTAACTGCGGCAACACCCATGTTAAAGCGCTCGATAAAGCCAGGCATAAGCCGCTGGTTTTTCGCCTTCGCCTTCTCAATTAACTTCTTCGCATCGATTGCAGAAGTAACCATCGGCTTTTCAACTAGGATGTCTTTCTGGTAATCTAGTGACTGGAGAGAGATCTCGAAGTGAGTGGAGGTTGGAGTGCAAATAGTCACAGCCTCGATGTCTGGGCGTTCAAGGACCTTCGTTATGTCCGTATACCACTCAACATTATACTCTTTTCCAATCTGCTGAGCTCGGACTTTGTCGATGTCGGCGACAGCCAGAAGTTTGACTAGTCCTTCCTTTTCTAATTCTTTGAAAACCCTTACATGATTTTTGCCCCATCCACCGAGGCCGAGGACTGCGACAGCAAGTTGGGTCATTCGTTTTCCATCCAACAGGGTTGAAAATTCATTTAATTATGAGATGCAGCTCGGTAAATTTTGCCCTTCTTTTTAACCTTCCCCTGTTGTATTAGAGCTTCTAATGTTTTAATAACCTCAAGTAGGGAGAGCCCTGACTTTTTGGCAACTAGAAGGGCGGCCATTCCTTTCGGCTCTGTTTTTAAAATCTCCAAGATTTTATGTTCGGTATTTTCGGTCATATATTAACCCAACGCAATCGACAATTAAATGCGAATGGAACATATTCCGCATCATGCTTAAGCCATCAGGGTGGAAGAACCGTAGGCCTTCGAGTATGGAGTATGATCACAGTAACAACTGCCAATATTACAACTGCGGCGATAAGCCATGGCCAATAAGCTAGAATAAAAATTTCATACCAAGGTCCACCAGGAACTGCTGCTGCCGGCTTTTCGTATATGACGTAGTCGCCTTCGCGTGTTATAACACTATATGGAACAGTTATTATCATCGTAGGATCAACTATGTATAACCCATATTGAGTTTTCAATTTGTAAGAGCGAGAAAGAGACAATATAGTTGAATTTCCAGCGGACCTCAGTTTCCAGTCCTCGAGCCTGCGACTGAAGTGGGAGAAGTCAAGAGCTAAAGCTTCATTTAAGCGGAATTTCCACCGATGACCCTGTAATCCAGTAATTTTAACTTCCCCATTTACAACAAAGCTCCTCCAAGCAAGGTTATAGTAAACTCCAGTTTCATTCGAAACAACTATACCGGAAATATCAAATTCGATTGTCTCATATACCTTGGTCAAGCCATAGTCGTAGTTAAGGCTAACATTAGCAACTTTAGCGGTTTGAGTTAAGGCTTGTGTAGCATTCTGAATCGCACTCTGAAGTACGTCAAGGAATTTTCCTGGAACCTCTTTATAGCAATCTTTTACATCGGTAATCATGTCTTTGTTAGAGAGATCGGTATAGTCGTAGATTATGTCGATTCTAACATGGGTAGATTCAGCGTTAGTGGTGATGGTTATCGTCCCCCTAGCACCGACGCTCGGAGTAAGAATAGATACAAAGACAATAAGTAGAAATACATTTGCAACAAGTAACGGTTTCGTTCTCATGTGCCTTAGGAACCTCCGACATGATTCAGTATCGCAATCCGTGAAGCCTCCAATTAGATTACGTTCCAACCTTTAAAACTAACGCGCAACCTCTCGATGGTTCCTATAATATCATCTCATTTTTGATAACACTAGCTATCGATACGGTTAAAAGCATTGACTTCTCAACCTTGAGTTGCCAAGCGGGTGGGGGGTCCTCCCACTGCTCCGCTTTATAAACCCCGGTTGGGAGGCGAAGAATTGGGTAGAACAAATGCAATTAATAGCGCAGTTTCGGCTTTGTTTGCGGCGATTTATGCAATCGGTGTAATTACGCTAGCCCCAATCAGTTTTATGCCGTTTCAAGTACGTATTGCTGATAGTCTCATGCCCTTGGCAATTCTTTTCGGCTGGCCTGCGATTATAGGATTAACGCTAGGTTGCCTCGTTGCAAACTTTTTTGGCGGCTTAGGATACATCGATGTAATTGGCGGAAGCATTGCAAATATGATAGCAGGGTTCATCGCGTGGAAGATTAGCCAAAGGCGATTTCAGGGAAGTTGGCTTCTCGCAACTGTCATAGAGAATTTGATCGTGACCGTTATTGTCGGCTCCTACTTGTGGTTTATTCTTGCAATCCCGGACATGATGGTTAATGGTATTGTTGTGTCCGGGCTACTCGTGAGTTGGGGCGGGATTTTTATGGGATCCTTGGTTTCCATAAATGTTCTTGGGTATGCTTTACTAAAAATACTGACTAGGTCAAGTATTGTAGGTCTACTCAAGTCACGTGGTTTAAGAATATATGTAGAGGAATAGAAAAAAGAAAAGCAATCTGAATGACACGCTTTGCAATTCCTAAGTAACCAGGCGGATAAAGGGGAGATTTCAGTGAACTACCCCTCGCTGTCGCAAGGGGCTTCCTGCTTCTGCGACCAGACTCGATCCCCGTCCACCCACAGCGCAGGCCTCCTTTCGGCGAAACCCACCCTTTCGAATAGGGACTTCCCACCGACAAGTTAAAACACTAACTAACTAGTTCAAGGTGACTATGGGTTCACAACGAACAATCATCCGATCGCTCTCCTTAGAAACAATAATATTTTTCATCCACCTTGCATCATCTTGCTTCGGGTAGTCAACACGATAGTGAGCACCCCGACTCTCGGTTCGAAACATGGCAGATCGCGCAACAATTTCCGCGGTGAGAAGCATATTGTCCAATTCAAAAATGTCCCTTAGCTGGCTGGGGTTTCGAGCATAGGTTTTAGGAAGCTTTTCCCTACGGATCTGTTGCAAAATGGATAAGGCATGGTTTAGACCTTTTCCATCTCGAACTGCTCCAACATACTTATACATGACAATTTTAATCTCTTCCTTGATTCGCCGTGGTTCGCAGTCTAAAGCTATCTTGCGGTTAAGATAGATGTCAATCTCCCTAACAGTCTCGCCGATTAAGGAAGAGAAGGTGCATGGGAAGTCTAAAGTTTTCGAGTATTGAGCTGCACTCTCACCAGCTCTAGCACCAGAAACAAGCGTCTGGGTTAGGGCATTCCCTCCAAGTCTATTAGCGCCATGAAAGCCTCCAGCAGTTTCCCCGGCTGCAAAAAGCCCGGGTATTCCCGTGCAACAATCCTCATGAACTTTTATTCCACCCATAAAAAAGTGGGCGGCAGGTACAAGTTTGAGCTTTTTTTGGCCTAAATTGATTTTAGATCGAATCAACATTTCTTGTACATATCTCAGCTGATCTGAAGTTTTCCAGGCGGCTTTCGGAATATTAGTCAAGTCTAACAGTATGGATCCTGCCACTCCTCGTCCCTCATAAAGCTCTTTTCCCATCGCAATCATGAGATTATCACGTAATACCGTTTCCTCAAGTAGTCCGTGATGTTCAAGTATCGATTCGCCCAAAGCATTTTGCAAGACATTCTTATCAATGTGTTTAATGGATTCAACAAACCAGTCAGTTATTAAAATGGGCGGAATTTTTGCTTCAGCTATCACAGGAAGGAATTGTACAAACTCCATGTCAATGAGCCTTGCACCAACATGATAGGCTAAGGCGTAACCATCACCGGTTGCCCCAGTTGGATTATCTGTTTGTTGGTAAATCGCACCAGCCCCACCCGTAGCTAAAACAGTCGCCTTTGAAAAAATCGCTAATAGATTGCGGGTGGTTAGGTGTATTCCTAAAGCACCCAGTACCGCGTCACCGTGTTTAATTAACTCAATAACCAGAATGTTACCAAGGGTTTTTACACCAACTTCCCGAGCGTTTTTGAGTAGTTTTCTCGTTAAAGTTATACCTGCTGGAAAGTGGCGACCTACTATGAACGCCGTGGGGGGTCTGATCTGAATTTGAATCCCGAACCTTCGCAGCTCAAGAATCCTGCCCGGACCTTCCGTGGCAAGAATTTGGACTAGGCGTTGATTGTTTAAAAATTTTCCACTCGAAAGGGTTTCTTGAAAATGGATTGCTGGGTCCCCGATTTCTCCAGTAGCTGTAAAAGATCCGCGTAGACCGCCGAGAGAGATGGCAGTGGTATTAGCCAATCCGACTGGGCTTTTGGAAACAATAAGAACATTCACGCCATGTCGCCGTGCTTCGATTGCCGCTCGGATACCGGCAGCGCCACTGCCTATGATTAAAACATCAGTTCGGAGGCTTTTCAAATCTCTCACTTAACCACAGTTTCCCTTTGTTTTTATATCTAACTACAGTCAAATAAGTTCCTGACATCAAAATTACAATGGTACAGCTGGAGTTGATTTCGTGGACTGGAAGAAAGAAATTATTAAAACTTTAACCGAAGACCCCCTGATTTGGCTTATTTTTTTTGTATTCATTGTGTTGCCATTAATCGCTATTTTAATAGGCGTTGCTGGTAGTCACAGCTGAACTGAAGGAAATTAATCGGATTCACGCAGCTGTGTACCACAGCGTGGACAAAAACGGGCGTTCGCCGGGAGTTTAGCGCCACAATAGGGACAGAAGTTCCAAGTAGTTGGGGCTGGTGGAGGCTTGATGACTGGTTTGGGGATTTCTAGGGATGGTGGCACACTGGGCTGAACAGTAGGTGGCGGAGTTGGAGTTATGCGTATATAATTACTGATGGCATTTCGAATAGTTGCTGCCCACCCATCTGGGTCTTTAACATGGAACCTATGTCGGTAACCGCGAGATCCAACCACTAGTTTTTTAATTACAGTTCCTTCTACTCCAAGTTCCCCGATCTGATCTAAAGGATATTCGGCCTTTACTTCAGGTCTACCGGAGAAAAAGAGGATTCCACCAGTTTTAACGAAGAACAATCGTTGGTTTGTTAAGTAGAGGGTTCCCCGACCTATTTCATCTTCCCGTGCTTCCTCGGACTTGGCAATACTTTCTCCGGGTTTCAACGTTGACAAATCGGTCACCTTCAATTGAGAAGTGTAATAAGATAAACAAAAACATTTGCTGTAAATTTATTATAGAAATAGGACTGTTTCGAAATAATTCAAACTTTAAAAATTGATTTTTCCCCTTTGAATTAAGCCATTGCCTAGCGTTTATTCCCCTCTAATCTTTTCCTCCAAGGTTTTAACTTGTCCTTTGTCGTAATAGAGGATTCTTGTTGCTAGTCTTACTCTAAGACCGAGGGAGCGGAACAAACCATATAAGGTCTCCCCATCGATTTTGCCTTGGATCTTTTTCTGTAGAA encodes the following:
- the aksA gene encoding homoaconitate hydratase (in Methanococcus jannaschii this protein catalyzes the condensation of alpha-ketoglutarate and acetyl-CoA to form trans-homoaconitate; functions in alphaketosuberate synthesis which is a precursor in coenzyme B and biotin synthesis); translation: MALPAEVIIHDTTLREGDQTPGVVFNFNNKLQIAHKLDEVGIQQIEAGFPAASQVEREAVKALAKEGLNAKIFGFARAVRGDVDAVIDCDAYGLVLSFPPSDIHLKYKLKMTKGQYLNTAIEIVEYAKAHGLYITYSAEDSTRTDLDFLKVVFKEVVKAGVSRARIVDTLGSIIPIAMKYLVSEVRKAVNVPIEVHCHNDHGLAVANSLAAVEAGASVLSTSVNGLGERAGLAATEEVIIALQNLYRIGNFKTEKLSELCRLVEELSNVKLQPNKCVVGANIFAHASGIHQHGVIENPITYEPYPPEMVGQKRRLILGKLSGSHAVKLKLDEYNFKVSEDELKLILVKIKERSEERRSALSDDEFLGIVKEVVGK
- a CDS encoding Lrp/AsnC family transcriptional regulator: MRRHEVDRLDRKILSILREDSRKSYLEMARQLKLSETAIRSRVKKLIENGVIKKFTTIIDWEKVGKTTQAFICLNIGGEMGPAVGSQLVGINEITDIYTVTGDIDLILKVICDNTSHLERIIEKLRSYDFTDRTVTYVVLRKVKENGEVAL
- a CDS encoding Lrp/AsnC ligand binding domain-containing protein; protein product: MALAFILVNVETGMENEVLQEVSKVPGVREAYLVYGVYDLLVKIEAESAGALREAVINHIRRLNGVRSTLTMMAVSVG
- a CDS encoding secondary thiamine-phosphate synthase enzyme YjbQ, whose protein sequence is MKLYNTSLTFSTKGEVDFIDLTKKIEEAISKSGMKNGLVHVFAPHATGIITLTENDWSLLQDVKDTLDKLLPRGRYKHPINAHSHLRSVFLSPCKTIPLVNGNLALGTWQNIIFIEADVSPRQRTIIIQIIGE
- a CDS encoding Gfo/Idh/MocA family oxidoreductase, producing MTQLAVAVLGLGGWGKNHVRVFKELEKEGLVKLLAVADIDKVRAQQIGKEYNVEWYTDITKVLERPDIEAVTICTPTSTHFEISLQSLDYQKDILVEKPMVTSAIDAKKLIEKAKAKNQRLMPGFIERFNMGVAAVKEAIDQNKIGIIISAFAQRVSRWPERSGEAGVIFELAIHDIDIVRYLLGEDPINVYARGGRKMHTTYDYADILMEFRDEQSALIKANWVTPQKIRMLEVIGTKAILRLEYLTQEVTLYRAAEMVEPETILTPARIPFVISRPLKQEILHSIEMWEEPLKLELRHFAEALLHDAPFKISPHDGLRAIEIAEAATRSITENMQIKLV
- a CDS encoding ArsR family transcriptional regulator, with protein sequence MTENTEHKILEILKTEPKGMAALLVAKKSGLSLLEVIKTLEALIQQGKVKKKGKIYRAASHN
- a CDS encoding QueT transporter family protein, whose translation is MGRTNAINSAVSALFAAIYAIGVITLAPISFMPFQVRIADSLMPLAILFGWPAIIGLTLGCLVANFFGGLGYIDVIGGSIANMIAGFIAWKISQRRFQGSWLLATVIENLIVTVIVGSYLWFILAIPDMMVNGIVVSGLLVSWGGIFMGSLVSINVLGYALLKILTRSSIVGLLKSRGLRIYVEE
- a CDS encoding FAD-binding protein — its product is MKSLRTDVLIIGSGAAGIRAAIEARRHGVNVLIVSKSPVGLANTTAISLGGLRGSFTATGEIGDPAIHFQETLSSGKFLNNQRLVQILATEGPGRILELRRFGIQIQIRPPTAFIVGRHFPAGITLTRKLLKNAREVGVKTLGNILVIELIKHGDAVLGALGIHLTTRNLLAIFSKATVLATGGAGAIYQQTDNPTGATGDGYALAYHVGARLIDMEFVQFLPVIAEAKIPPILITDWFVESIKHIDKNVLQNALGESILEHHGLLEETVLRDNLMIAMGKELYEGRGVAGSILLDLTNIPKAAWKTSDQLRYVQEMLIRSKINLGQKKLKLVPAAHFFMGGIKVHEDCCTGIPGLFAAGETAGGFHGANRLGGNALTQTLVSGARAGESAAQYSKTLDFPCTFSSLIGETVREIDIYLNRKIALDCEPRRIKEEIKIVMYKYVGAVRDGKGLNHALSILQQIRREKLPKTYARNPSQLRDIFELDNMLLTAEIVARSAMFRTESRGAHYRVDYPKQDDARWMKNIIVSKESDRMIVRCEPIVTLN
- a CDS encoding zinc ribbon domain-containing protein, which codes for MSTLKPGESIAKSEEAREDEIGRGTLYLTNQRLFFVKTGGILFFSGRPEVKAEYPLDQIGELGVEGTVIKKLVVGSRGYRHRFHVKDPDGWAATIRNAISNYIRITPTPPPTVQPSVPPSLEIPKPVIKPPPAPTTWNFCPYCGAKLPANARFCPRCGTQLRESD